A region of Chloroflexaceae bacterium DNA encodes the following proteins:
- a CDS encoding LacI family transcriptional regulator, translated as MATIKDVAQRARVSTATVSYVLNGTGAVTEATRQRVLEAVEALNYRPHHAARSLRTRARTLGLVLPADSPGLADPALAELVAGLAEGAAALGYGLLLASAEPEVAEAELALELVATNRVDGLVLLEPRVDDARAARLVAAGAPCVCAGPSVAPGCAALGYDLEGGAREATRHLLALGHRRIALIALPSDLAASEPFTEGYLQALASAGLVPDPALVIEAGISEDGGITAMQELLALPEPPTAVLAAGDALAFGAMHALRDARLAVGGDISLVGMGDLPLAAHTDPPLTTLRAPRRALGRALARRLALLVERRDDAAPDAPFGLRLIIRRTTAPPPRHG; from the coding sequence ATGGCTACCATCAAGGATGTCGCGCAGCGCGCGCGGGTCTCCACTGCTACAGTGTCGTATGTGTTGAACGGCACCGGCGCGGTGACCGAGGCTACGCGGCAGCGGGTGCTGGAGGCGGTGGAAGCTCTTAACTACCGCCCCCACCACGCGGCCCGCAGCCTGCGCACCCGCGCCCGTACCCTGGGCCTGGTTCTGCCCGCCGATTCCCCTGGCCTGGCCGACCCGGCCCTCGCCGAACTGGTGGCTGGTCTGGCCGAGGGCGCCGCGGCGCTCGGCTATGGTCTCCTGCTGGCCTCCGCCGAACCTGAGGTGGCCGAGGCCGAGCTGGCCCTGGAACTGGTTGCGACCAATCGCGTGGACGGGCTGGTGCTCCTCGAGCCGCGGGTTGACGATGCGCGAGCGGCGCGTCTGGTCGCTGCGGGAGCGCCCTGCGTCTGCGCCGGCCCGTCCGTCGCGCCGGGGTGCGCGGCGCTCGGCTACGACCTCGAAGGCGGGGCCCGCGAGGCCACGCGCCACCTGCTGGCCCTGGGCCACCGGCGCATTGCCCTGATCGCCCTGCCCTCGGACCTGGCGGCCAGCGAGCCGTTTACCGAGGGCTACCTACAGGCTCTGGCCTCCGCCGGCCTGGTCCCTGACCCGGCCCTGGTGATCGAAGCGGGCATCTCCGAGGACGGTGGCATCACCGCGATGCAGGAACTGCTGGCGTTGCCCGAACCGCCAACCGCGGTGCTTGCCGCTGGCGACGCGCTGGCCTTTGGCGCCATGCACGCCCTGCGCGATGCCCGGCTTGCCGTCGGCGGTGATATATCGCTTGTCGGCATGGGCGACCTGCCGCTGGCAGCCCATACCGACCCGCCGCTCACCACTCTGCGGGCCCCGCGGCGGGCCCTGGGCAGGGCGCTGGCGCGGCGGCTGGCGCTCCTGGTGGAACGGCGTGACGACGCTGCGCCCGACGCCCCGTTCGGCCTTCGGTTGATCATCCGGCGCACCACGGCTCCGCCCCCACGCCACGGGTAG
- a CDS encoding CPBP family intramembrane metalloprotease: MEAHTQQLLDSKQSAIYTAITPGRTQDSPHTKTTMGIKSNDKSLWWYFAVAYAFTWACWIPNALVAHGVAFPAGWTAFLAGPLNPAAFGPFVAAFTLTFLQQGARGVLQLLQRGIDFRFKKIWLAAILLLPCVLFGGSIWVAALAGFRPIDLSVVSNPPYALIAFFVILFTAGPLQEEFGWRGYALPRLQSRFNALASSIILGFFWWLWHLPAVFIPGRFMTDNLVVFLSLLVVITLASILFTWIYNNTNGSILAAILTHNSMNWSIWLAMPDMKMDLAASGFMIGFLAIAVLVIIKIWGAEHLCREHGPAQLQATRL; this comes from the coding sequence ATGGAGGCGCATACGCAGCAACTCCTTGACAGCAAGCAGTCCGCAATCTACACTGCCATCACGCCAGGCAGAACTCAAGACAGCCCGCACACGAAGACCACGATGGGGATCAAGAGTAACGATAAGAGTTTGTGGTGGTATTTTGCCGTTGCCTACGCGTTTACGTGGGCATGCTGGATACCCAACGCTCTGGTAGCACACGGTGTCGCTTTTCCTGCAGGGTGGACTGCTTTTCTGGCCGGTCCTCTTAACCCTGCCGCCTTCGGCCCGTTCGTTGCCGCCTTTACGCTGACGTTTCTCCAACAGGGCGCCAGAGGCGTTCTCCAGCTCTTGCAACGGGGGATTGACTTTCGCTTTAAGAAAATCTGGTTGGCGGCAATCTTACTTCTGCCTTGCGTTCTCTTCGGCGGGTCTATCTGGGTTGCGGCGCTGGCGGGCTTCAGACCGATTGACCTCTCGGTCGTTTCCAATCCGCCTTATGCGTTGATCGCCTTTTTCGTCATTCTCTTCACCGCCGGGCCGCTCCAGGAAGAGTTCGGCTGGCGAGGTTACGCGTTGCCGCGCCTGCAATCTCGCTTTAACGCTCTGGCTTCCAGCATTATCCTGGGATTCTTCTGGTGGTTATGGCATCTTCCGGCCGTTTTCATTCCTGGCAGGTTCATGACAGACAATCTCGTGGTTTTCTTATCGCTGCTGGTTGTTATTACCCTGGCGTCTATCCTGTTCACCTGGATTTACAACAACACCAATGGCAGTATTCTGGCGGCCATCCTGACCCACAACTCGATGAACTGGTCTATCTGGCTAGCAATGCCAGACATGAAGATGGATCTGGCTGCCAGCGGATTTATGATCGGCTTTCTAGCGATAGCAGTGCTGGTTATCATCAAGATATGGGGGGCGGAGCATTTGTGTCGTGAACACGGGCCAGCACAACTCCAGGCAACACGCCTTTGA
- a CDS encoding glycosyltransferase family 39 protein encodes MPGVSLGALIVGGLMAASSALHLVNLSSIGYANEYYTAAVNAMLQSWSNFFFVAAEPGGSVTVDKPPLGLWVEALFAYFLGVSGFSVILPNVLAGALSIGVLYQMAKTHMGELAGVTAALTLAITPVFIATNRNNTMDGMLVFTLLLAAWACLHATESGDARWLLLGAFLVGLGFNIKMLQAFLPLPALYALYFFGARGTWLRKSLHLGAATLLLVAVSLAWAVAVDLTPPEKRPYIGSSGNNTVMGLIFGHNAAARLGAVIDARNAAPSDASPARFPYPDAPPPLNATQGRNGQADPSVNPEIRPQELVGQFRELPPAALEACFGRTWGAPCSFIQPNGQMIGGTCITPPAIAELVCAPEARPPQNGQAANGRIGNVPFRDETGLPGVFRFFVAPLSKQMSWLLPFALISMALALFGAPIRLPVRSGVHKGLILWGGWLLVCLIFFSATSGIFHAYYTIMLAPPLGGLVGIGFAQLYRWNTGMPRAIAGLILVVLITPGFQLFAASQYNERSWWMFGTVLLLGAGIFFMPLSRRAAYGLILSAMLVIPAYWSVMTVLHSPDNRLPTAYMGRGHQGAFPARPGPDVALMDFLQANTGDVRYLVATPSAQQGAPYVIATGRPVLYIGGFSGQDNVATARDLATLVARDELRYVLYGRGKDSKPDITAWLASSCAVVKEVSPAQDGPGQEGLALYECRR; translated from the coding sequence ATGCCCGGAGTGAGCCTCGGCGCGCTCATCGTTGGCGGTCTCATGGCCGCCTCGTCGGCCCTGCACCTGGTCAACCTGAGTTCCATCGGCTATGCCAACGAATACTATACCGCAGCGGTTAACGCTATGCTGCAATCCTGGAGCAACTTCTTCTTCGTGGCGGCCGAGCCGGGAGGCTCGGTGACGGTGGACAAACCCCCGCTGGGTCTATGGGTCGAGGCGCTCTTCGCGTACTTCCTGGGCGTGAGTGGGTTCAGCGTCATTCTTCCCAACGTCCTGGCGGGAGCCCTGAGCATTGGCGTGCTCTACCAGATGGCGAAAACACACATGGGCGAGCTGGCTGGCGTCACGGCCGCGTTGACGCTGGCGATTACCCCGGTGTTCATCGCCACTAACCGCAACAACACCATGGACGGGATGCTGGTCTTCACGCTTCTGCTCGCGGCATGGGCCTGCCTCCACGCCACTGAGTCAGGCGACGCACGCTGGCTTCTGCTCGGGGCCTTCCTGGTAGGCCTGGGTTTCAATATCAAAATGCTGCAAGCCTTTCTGCCGCTGCCCGCGTTGTACGCGCTGTACTTCTTCGGCGCAAGAGGAACCTGGCTTAGAAAGAGTCTGCATCTCGGCGCGGCAACCCTCCTTCTTGTGGCGGTCTCGCTTGCGTGGGCGGTGGCAGTGGATCTGACGCCGCCCGAAAAACGACCATATATTGGCTCCAGCGGCAATAACACCGTGATGGGATTGATATTCGGACACAACGCTGCGGCGCGGTTGGGCGCGGTCATAGACGCAAGAAACGCGGCGCCTTCTGACGCCTCGCCTGCCCGCTTCCCCTATCCCGATGCCCCGCCCCCGTTGAACGCAACGCAAGGAAGGAATGGACAGGCCGATCCCTCGGTCAATCCGGAGATTCGCCCGCAAGAACTGGTCGGCCAGTTTCGGGAACTGCCTCCCGCCGCGCTTGAAGCGTGTTTCGGGCGGACTTGGGGCGCGCCCTGTTCGTTCATCCAGCCCAACGGGCAGATGATTGGCGGGACGTGCATTACTCCTCCCGCTATCGCGGAACTGGTCTGTGCTCCTGAGGCAAGGCCTCCGCAGAACGGTCAGGCGGCCAACGGACGAATCGGCAATGTCCCCTTTCGCGACGAGACCGGTCTGCCCGGCGTCTTCCGCTTCTTTGTCGCGCCTCTCTCCAAGCAGATGTCGTGGCTGCTGCCATTTGCGCTCATCAGCATGGCGCTGGCGCTCTTCGGAGCGCCAATACGGCTTCCCGTCCGGTCTGGCGTCCACAAGGGGCTGATCCTCTGGGGCGGCTGGCTGCTCGTCTGCCTGATCTTTTTCAGCGCGACGTCGGGCATTTTTCACGCCTACTATACCATTATGCTGGCACCGCCGCTGGGTGGCCTGGTTGGGATCGGTTTCGCGCAACTCTATCGCTGGAACACAGGTATGCCCCGGGCCATAGCGGGACTGATCCTCGTGGTTCTAATAACCCCGGGCTTTCAACTGTTCGCCGCTTCGCAATACAATGAACGTTCGTGGTGGATGTTCGGAACGGTGCTCCTGCTGGGGGCGGGGATCTTCTTTATGCCCCTTTCGAGACGGGCGGCGTATGGTCTCATCCTCAGCGCGATGCTCGTCATCCCCGCCTATTGGAGCGTCATGACCGTGCTGCATAGCCCGGATAACCGCCTGCCCACGGCGTATATGGGTCGAGGCCATCAGGGAGCTTTTCCTGCCCGTCCAGGCCCGGATGTCGCCTTGATGGACTTCCTGCAAGCCAACACCGGTGACGTGCGCTATCTGGTAGCGACACCCTCTGCTCAACAGGGCGCGCCTTACGTGATCGCTACGGGGCGGCCCGTGCTCTACATCGGCGGCTTTAGCGGACAGGACAACGTGGCGACCGCCCGCGATCTGGCCACGCTGGTCGCCAGGGATGAGTTGCGCTATGTGCTCTATGGCCGAGGGAAAGACAGCAAGCCGGACATTACCGCCTGGCTGGCTTCCTCCTGTGCGGTGGTGAAAGAGGTTTCTCCTGCGCAGGATGGGCCTGGTCAGGAGGGGTTGGCGCTGTACGAATGCCGCCGGTAA
- a CDS encoding L-threonylcarbamoyladenylate synthase, protein MSIETQILHPDAAGIAAAAALLRAGQLVAFPTETVYGLGGDALNPEAVAAIFAAKGRPADDPLIVHLADAADLPRVAASVPPVAQELAAAFWPGPLTLVLERGPAVPLAVTAGGPTVAVRVPAHPVAQALIAAAGAPIAAPSANRFGHTSPTTAAHVLADLGGRIAAVIDGGPTPIGVESTVLDLTRSPPTVLRPGGVSLEELQAHLGEVAVESRSATAEPLRSPGLLERHYAPHSPLWLVIGPADAARTWLRERAAAERAAGRRVGLLVPDEDAALLADLGADIEPLGPSAALDVVARRLYAALRALDSRHPDCILARDLGERGLARAIRDRLSRAAAGRVVVLNSG, encoded by the coding sequence ATGAGTATAGAAACCCAGATCCTCCATCCCGACGCTGCTGGCATCGCCGCCGCCGCGGCCCTGCTGCGCGCCGGGCAACTGGTCGCCTTTCCCACCGAGACAGTCTACGGGCTGGGTGGCGATGCCCTCAACCCGGAGGCGGTGGCGGCGATCTTCGCCGCCAAAGGTCGCCCCGCCGACGATCCGCTGATCGTCCACCTGGCCGATGCCGCCGATCTGCCCCGGGTCGCGGCATCCGTGCCGCCCGTGGCGCAGGAGCTGGCTGCGGCGTTCTGGCCCGGCCCGCTGACCCTGGTGCTGGAACGCGGCCCGGCGGTGCCCCTCGCCGTAACCGCCGGAGGGCCGACGGTGGCCGTGCGCGTTCCGGCGCACCCGGTAGCGCAGGCGCTGATCGCCGCGGCGGGCGCGCCGATCGCCGCGCCGAGCGCCAATCGTTTCGGCCATACCAGCCCCACCACCGCCGCGCACGTGCTGGCCGATCTGGGCGGGCGCATCGCCGCGGTAATTGACGGCGGACCGACACCCATCGGGGTCGAGTCCACCGTGCTTGACCTGACGCGCTCTCCGCCGACGGTGCTGCGCCCCGGTGGAGTCAGTCTGGAAGAACTTCAGGCCCATCTAGGCGAGGTGGCCGTGGAGAGCCGAAGCGCGACAGCGGAGCCATTGCGCTCGCCGGGCTTGCTGGAGCGCCACTACGCTCCGCACAGCCCGTTGTGGCTGGTGATCGGCCCCGCGGACGCCGCGCGGACCTGGCTGCGCGAGCGCGCTGCCGCCGAGCGCGCCGCCGGGCGGCGAGTGGGGCTGCTGGTGCCCGACGAAGACGCGGCGCTGCTCGCCGATCTTGGCGCGGACATCGAACCCCTCGGCCCCTCTGCGGCCCTCGACGTCGTGGCGCGGCGCCTCTATGCCGCCCTGCGCGCCCTTGACAGCCGGCATCCCGACTGCATTCTGGCCCGCGACCTCGGCGAGCGCGGCCTCGCCCGGGCCATCCGCGACCGGCTGAGCCGCGCCGCCGCCGGGCGGGTGGTGGTGCTTAATTCGGGGTAG
- a CDS encoding MFS transporter: MPSLTRPARRYLFHAALLTSGLAISGLFYNLLLVELGYDRRGVGLPLAGKTPLLGLLNSLPVLAAALSSLPILWAVQRIGLRPSLILGALLHTVALLGVALWPDPAPLLLCAALSGPAAVLFQVSAAPFMMRHSRPAERDTLFALNGALLIGAAGLGNLIGGPLPGLVSSVLGVPPGAPAYRATFAIAATLVTLAALPLLLPAEPACTPQPGKPAPLGASGLVRAAFSAWPFTLSPLLISLGAALLIPFLNLYFRQRYNASDAALGIIFAAIGVATGAATLLGPWLSRRFGKIGSVVLTQALSIPCLLLLGLAPTLWLAVMVALARGSLMNMSMPIYEAYAMERTPEAARPTVIGLIEGAFSAGYIIGPTVSAIVQQRYGFGPLFVATACLYACAVVANTLLFLRPRRR, encoded by the coding sequence ATGCCCAGCCTGACCCGCCCCGCGCGGCGCTACCTGTTCCACGCCGCGCTTCTGACCTCTGGCCTCGCCATCAGCGGCCTGTTCTACAACCTGTTGCTGGTGGAACTTGGCTATGACCGGCGCGGCGTCGGGCTGCCTCTGGCCGGCAAGACGCCGCTGCTGGGGCTGCTCAACAGCCTGCCGGTGCTGGCGGCTGCGCTGAGCAGCCTGCCAATCCTGTGGGCGGTGCAGCGGATCGGTCTGCGCCCCTCGCTGATCCTCGGCGCGCTGCTTCACACTGTGGCGCTGCTGGGCGTAGCATTGTGGCCAGATCCGGCCCCATTGCTGCTCTGCGCCGCGTTGAGCGGCCCGGCAGCGGTGCTCTTCCAGGTCAGCGCCGCGCCCTTCATGATGCGCCACAGCCGCCCGGCTGAACGCGATACGCTTTTCGCCCTCAATGGCGCGCTGCTCATTGGCGCGGCGGGCCTGGGCAACCTGATCGGCGGTCCGCTCCCAGGCCTGGTCTCCAGCGTCCTGGGAGTGCCGCCGGGCGCCCCGGCCTACCGCGCCACCTTTGCCATTGCCGCGACGCTGGTCACCCTCGCCGCGTTGCCGCTGCTGCTGCCAGCGGAACCGGCCTGCACACCGCAGCCCGGAAAGCCTGCACCGCTCGGCGCCAGCGGACTGGTCCGTGCCGCCTTCAGCGCCTGGCCCTTCACCCTCTCGCCGCTGCTGATTTCCCTCGGCGCGGCGCTGCTCATCCCCTTCCTCAACCTCTACTTCCGCCAGCGCTACAACGCTTCCGATGCCGCTCTGGGCATCATCTTTGCGGCCATCGGCGTCGCCACCGGGGCCGCTACCCTCCTGGGGCCATGGCTGTCGCGACGCTTTGGCAAGATTGGCAGTGTTGTGCTGACCCAGGCCCTCTCCATCCCGTGCCTGCTGCTGCTGGGCCTGGCGCCCACGCTCTGGCTCGCCGTTATGGTGGCTCTGGCCCGAGGATCGCTGATGAACATGTCCATGCCGATTTATGAAGCCTACGCTATGGAACGCACCCCCGAGGCCGCTCGCCCGACGGTGATAGGACTTATCGAGGGCGCCTTCTCCGCTGGATACATTATTGGTCCGACCGTCAGTGCTATCGTGCAGCAACGCTACGGCTTCGGCCCTCTCTTTGTCGCCACCGCATGCCTCTACGCCTGCGCCGTCGTCGCCAATACGCTTTTGTTTCTGCGCCCCCGGCGCAGGTGA
- the hemW gene encoding radical SAM family heme chaperone HemW, with protein MKHLYIHIPFCHRRCSYCDFNTYANMESRIEAYVDALCAELAMLAAGPQPPPALSPEAAALRPTIFLGGGTPTMLTLAQMERVLAAAAALVPLEGAEITCEANPGTVLERDYLRGLRDLGVNRLSMGVQSLHDPTLRVLGRIHTAAEARRSFEDARAAGFASISLDFIFGLPGQTLEQWEHTLETIVAWAPEHLSLYALILEERTPLYAQVTAGRVSVPDDDATAAMYEAAMARLGAAGYEHYEISNWTRGQPCHHNLAYWLNSDYLAAGAGAHGHIYPLRYCNILGIDEYIRAVQAGRRPIAETTALTLADLEAETMMMGLRLSRGVGAEHFAARCGRSLEAAYGPVLRDLAARGLIEQGAGRVRLTARGRMLGNRVFERFV; from the coding sequence ATGAAGCACCTCTACATCCACATCCCCTTCTGTCACCGGCGTTGCAGCTATTGCGACTTCAACACCTACGCCAATATGGAGTCGCGTATTGAAGCCTACGTAGATGCGCTGTGCGCCGAACTGGCGATGCTGGCCGCCGGGCCGCAACCGCCGCCTGCGCTCTCGCCTGAGGCCGCCGCGCTGCGCCCGACGATCTTTCTTGGCGGAGGCACGCCGACCATGCTCACCCTGGCCCAGATGGAGCGGGTGCTGGCGGCGGCCGCTGCTCTCGTGCCCCTGGAAGGGGCCGAGATCACCTGCGAAGCCAACCCCGGCACGGTGCTCGAACGCGACTACCTGCGCGGCCTGCGCGACCTGGGGGTCAACCGCCTGAGCATGGGCGTGCAGAGCCTCCACGACCCCACCCTGCGCGTCCTGGGCCGCATCCACACCGCTGCGGAGGCCCGCCGCAGCTTCGAGGACGCCCGCGCCGCCGGGTTTGCCAGCATCAGCCTCGACTTCATCTTCGGGCTACCCGGCCAGACCCTGGAGCAGTGGGAGCACACCCTGGAAACCATCGTCGCCTGGGCGCCTGAGCACCTCTCACTATATGCGCTGATCCTCGAAGAGCGCACGCCCCTGTACGCCCAGGTCACCGCGGGACGGGTGAGCGTGCCTGACGACGACGCGACCGCCGCGATGTATGAGGCCGCGATGGCGCGCCTCGGCGCCGCCGGCTATGAGCACTACGAGATCTCCAACTGGACCCGCGGCCAGCCCTGCCACCACAACCTGGCCTACTGGCTGAACAGCGACTACCTGGCCGCCGGCGCCGGCGCCCACGGCCACATTTATCCGCTCCGCTACTGTAACATTCTGGGGATTGACGAGTATATCCGGGCCGTTCAAGCCGGACGGCGACCCATTGCTGAGACAACAGCGCTTACGCTCGCCGACCTGGAGGCCGAAACGATGATGATGGGCCTGCGGCTCAGCCGCGGCGTCGGCGCGGAGCACTTCGCCGCCCGCTGCGGCAGGAGCCTGGAAGCGGCCTACGGCCCCGTCCTGCGCGACCTGGCGGCCCGGGGCCTGATCGAGCAAGGCGCAGGGCGGGTGCGGCTCACCGCGCGGGGGCGTATGCTGGGCAACCGGGTGTTCGAGCGGTTTGTGTAG
- a CDS encoding EI24 domain-containing protein, with protein MVDILTGVLYPFRALALLNRTPRLWGYVIAPILVNVVVAALLYFGLFAAAWQAVDRFLTWEGALGTALLWLARAVVGLTLALGIGFLLVRFGVVLGAPWYSQLSEELEALYVGETHIKRPFSLPAAAYDVWRALLFESKKLALALAIWLPSLLLLLVPGVGAFLQMAANVLLGATIACLDFFDGPLERRRWRFRAKLAIVRRMLPGSLGFGLLAFALVSIPLVNLLAIPLCVTAGNMLVIERGGLVGSDAA; from the coding sequence ATGGTGGATATTCTGACGGGGGTGCTCTACCCGTTCCGCGCTCTGGCGCTGCTCAACCGCACGCCGCGACTGTGGGGCTACGTGATCGCGCCCATCCTGGTGAACGTGGTGGTGGCCGCCCTGCTCTACTTCGGGCTGTTCGCAGCGGCCTGGCAGGCTGTTGATCGCTTCCTGACCTGGGAAGGCGCGCTCGGCACGGCGCTCCTGTGGCTGGCGCGGGCGGTGGTAGGTCTGACCCTGGCGCTGGGGATTGGCTTTTTGCTGGTGCGCTTCGGGGTAGTGCTCGGCGCGCCCTGGTACAGCCAGCTCTCCGAGGAGTTGGAGGCTCTCTACGTGGGCGAGACCCACATCAAGCGCCCGTTTTCGCTGCCCGCGGCGGCCTACGATGTCTGGCGAGCCTTGCTGTTTGAGAGCAAAAAGCTGGCCCTGGCCCTGGCGATCTGGCTGCCCTCGCTGCTCTTGCTGCTCGTGCCTGGCGTTGGCGCGTTTCTCCAGATGGCGGCAAATGTGCTCCTCGGCGCGACCATTGCCTGCCTGGATTTCTTCGACGGCCCGCTGGAGCGGCGGCGCTGGCGCTTCCGCGCCAAGCTGGCCATTGTGCGGCGCATGCTGCCGGGCAGTCTGGGCTTTGGCCTCCTGGCCTTCGCTCTGGTCTCCATCCCTCTGGTCAATCTGCTGGCCATCCCTCTCTGCGTAACCGCCGGGAACATGCTGGTCATCGAGCGCGGCGGCCTGGTAGGCTCAGACGCCGCGTAG
- a CDS encoding NAD(P)/FAD-dependent oxidoreductase, which translates to MQNMVSDGTGRDGAVPPTPLDPAAIYRRYGARPWPSARPRVIIVGAGFGGLTAARALGGKDVDVLVIDRNNYHGFWPLLYQVATAGLEPESVAHPVRAILRRYSNVSFMMAEVLGVDFEQQVVMTATAHLPYDYLILAAGSENNYFGNEALAAHTYGLKDLEDAELLRNAVLANFEYAVSEADRAQRRKLKTLVVVGGGPTGVELAGAFVELINHVLLHDYPMLDISEARVVLVEAGPTVLAAFPPQLQREAIRRLEAMGVEVRLQSPVASVDRGTVTFADGSQIEAGVVVWAAGVRAASLADRLGIAQARGGRIPVEPTLNLPGRPEVFVIGDMAYLESPPRRGRPPTPYPMVAPVAIQMAERAAHNILARIRRRPMKPFRYFDKGNMATIGRRVAVLDAFGIRLSGYLAWAGWLVVHLMSLVGFRNRIVVFLNWAYSYFTYDRGLRLITGPKPELPGLPVGATRRVAPQGLAEQPGPGESG; encoded by the coding sequence ATGCAGAATATGGTTTCAGATGGGACCGGACGTGACGGCGCTGTTCCGCCGACGCCCCTTGATCCCGCCGCCATATACCGGCGCTACGGCGCCCGCCCCTGGCCCTCGGCGCGGCCACGGGTGATCATCGTCGGCGCGGGCTTTGGCGGTCTTACCGCCGCCCGCGCCCTCGGCGGCAAGGATGTGGATGTGCTGGTTATAGACCGTAACAACTACCACGGCTTCTGGCCCCTGCTCTACCAGGTGGCGACCGCGGGTCTGGAGCCGGAGTCGGTGGCCCATCCCGTGCGGGCGATCCTGCGCCGATACAGCAACGTCAGTTTCATGATGGCCGAGGTGCTCGGCGTGGATTTTGAGCAGCAGGTGGTGATGACCGCCACGGCCCATTTGCCCTACGATTATCTCATTCTGGCCGCCGGCAGCGAGAATAATTATTTCGGCAACGAGGCCCTGGCTGCGCATACCTATGGCCTGAAGGATCTTGAGGACGCCGAGTTGCTGCGCAATGCGGTGCTTGCGAACTTTGAATACGCCGTGAGCGAGGCCGACCGCGCGCAGCGCCGCAAGTTGAAGACCCTGGTGGTGGTCGGTGGCGGGCCGACGGGCGTGGAACTGGCCGGGGCGTTTGTGGAGTTGATCAATCATGTTCTGCTCCACGATTATCCCATGCTCGACATCTCTGAGGCGCGGGTGGTGCTGGTAGAAGCCGGTCCGACCGTGCTCGCCGCCTTTCCTCCGCAGTTGCAGCGGGAGGCCATCCGCCGTCTGGAGGCCATGGGCGTGGAGGTGCGTCTGCAATCTCCTGTGGCTTCAGTAGACCGCGGCACTGTGACCTTCGCCGACGGCAGTCAGATCGAGGCGGGGGTGGTGGTCTGGGCCGCTGGAGTGCGCGCGGCGTCCCTGGCTGACCGGCTGGGGATCGCGCAGGCCCGTGGCGGACGCATCCCCGTCGAGCCGACGCTCAACCTGCCGGGGCGTCCCGAGGTCTTCGTGATCGGTGATATGGCCTACCTGGAGTCCCCGCCTCGCCGCGGGCGGCCGCCGACACCCTACCCCATGGTGGCGCCGGTGGCGATCCAGATGGCTGAACGGGCGGCGCACAATATTCTCGCTCGTATCCGCCGCAGGCCGATGAAGCCGTTCCGGTACTTCGATAAGGGCAACATGGCCACCATTGGCCGGCGCGTGGCCGTGCTCGACGCCTTTGGCATTCGCCTGAGCGGCTATCTGGCCTGGGCGGGCTGGCTGGTGGTGCATCTGATGTCGCTGGTGGGCTTTCGCAACCGCATCGTGGTCTTCTTGAACTGGGCCTACAGTTACTTCACCTATGACCGTGGTCTGCGGTTGATCACCGGGCCGAAGCCTGAACTACCCGGCTTGCCAGTGGGTGCAACTCGGAGAGTTGCACCGCAGGGTCTTGCTGAGCAGCCAGGGCCCGGGGAGTCTGGTTGA
- a CDS encoding cytochrome c family protein, with product MGQIFPRNANRLAWLSVFAGLLLIAELVLILAVYFRSNYFRQVNVAIEQPVAFSHQLHNGVLGIDCRYCHVSVNESYFANIPATETCMTCHSQIKTFSPKIAPVIESYTTGKPILWNKVHRVPGFVYFNHAIHVNKGIGCSTCHGQVNEMPVVWQQQAMYMGWCLNCHRNPEQYVRPRDEVYNMEYVAPANQAALGRQLVAEYGIMPADQLTNCWVCHR from the coding sequence ATGGGACAGATCTTCCCTCGCAACGCCAACCGGCTGGCCTGGCTGAGCGTTTTCGCTGGTCTGTTGCTCATCGCAGAGCTGGTGCTGATCCTGGCGGTCTACTTTCGGTCGAACTACTTCCGGCAGGTCAATGTCGCCATCGAGCAGCCGGTCGCCTTCAGCCATCAGTTGCACAATGGCGTCCTTGGCATTGACTGCCGCTACTGCCACGTGTCGGTCAACGAGTCATACTTCGCCAACATCCCCGCCACCGAAACCTGCATGACCTGCCACTCGCAGATCAAGACGTTCAGCCCCAAGATTGCGCCGGTCATCGAAAGCTACACCACCGGCAAGCCCATCCTGTGGAACAAAGTGCATCGCGTGCCCGGCTTCGTCTACTTTAACCACGCCATCCACGTCAACAAGGGCATCGGGTGTTCGACGTGCCACGGGCAGGTGAACGAGATGCCGGTGGTCTGGCAGCAACAGGCGATGTACATGGGCTGGTGCCTCAACTGCCACCGGAACCCTGAACAGTATGTGCGCCCGCGCGATGAGGTTTACAACATGGAGTACGTGGCGCCGGCGAACCAGGCGGCCCTGGGCCGCCAGCTTGTCGCCGAATATGGCATCATGCCCGCCGATCAGCTCACGAACTGCTGGGTCTGCCACCGATAG